CTGGCCCAGCCGCTCCAGCACGGCCCAGAACGCCAGCGGGAGCAGGGGAAGCAGCAGCGCCGGCATCCACCGGACCAGCAGCGCCAGCCCGCGGTGCTCCTCGTCGCCGTGCACCGGCTCCAGCAGCACCGCGCCCACGAAGGCGATCATCCCCGCCGCGATCACCAGCGGCGAGACGAGGTTCTTGGGCAGCTCGCCCGTCGCGAGCACCTTCAGGGCGTAGGCGTACAGGATCAGCAGGTAGATGACCAGCACCGGCGCGTACAGCCATCGCCCCAGCCGGCTGACGGCCAGGGGCACCCCGGGTTCCGACGGCGCGGCGATCACCCGGTGGATGCCGCCGACGAAGATCCACGGCGCCACCGCGAAGAACACCACGCCCGCCAGGTCGCCGAACAGGTGCTCGGGGGCCTTGAGATCGAACAGGTTCACCACGGCGCCGCACGCACCCGCCAGGATGGCGTACAGCGCCACGGAGTAGAGCACCACACCCACCAGCCGTTCCGCCAGCCGCCACGCGAACGACCACGAGCGGCGGCGATCGCGCTCGCGCCAGGGCAGCCCCGCGGTCATCCCCAGCGCCAGCGCCGCCGCGTCGGCCAGCATGAACCACCGCCACCCGTGGGCGGAGCGGTCAGGATCCATCCACAGCGCTCCGTACGCGGCGCACACGCACAGCACCACGGCCGTCGCGGCCCACCGCGCGGTCGCGGAGATGACGCCGCGCGCCCGCAGCACGCTGGCGGCGAACACCAGGGGCAGCGCGAGCACCACCGATGCCGCCACCCGCGCCCACCACGTCTCGCCGTCGGGGGAGTCGCGGAGCGAGATGGAAAAGGTGACGGACAGCACCAGGCCGAGAAGAACCTCGACCGGTGCGCTGGTGGCGGCGGCGCGCGCGTCGGCGGCGTAGGCGCGAAGCGTCCGGGAGAGCGGATTGGGCATGGGCGGGCGTGGGGGAGTTGGGAACGGCGGGCGCCACGCCTGAACGTGGCCGTGCGCAGCCGCCGGTGTCAACGACCGTGCACGTGGATGCCGTTCAGCCAGTGTCGGCGTTCAGGTCACTGAGGATACGCGAGATCGACGAAAACCGTCATGTTGCGTCGCGTGCCACCCAGTGCCTATCGCTCGCCGCATTCCGCGCCGTTGCTGAGGCCCTTTCCATCTGCCGGATTTTGTGACATGCTTCTGCCGGGTGCGCCGTCACATTTTGCAAATCGAGGATGGATGGCGGATCGCACGGTCCTGCTGATCGGCGACGATGCGGAGGTACGCGACGCCGTGCGCGCCGCCTGCGAGCGTGCGGGCGCGGCGTTGAGCGCGGCGGCGACGCTCGGGGACGGATTGCGCGCGCTCTCCGCCACGCGGCACGATGCGACGGTGCTGCTGGCGTCGGCGGTGGACGAGGACGGGGCGGTCATCCGCCGGATCGCGGCGACGCAGAACGCGGGAACGCTGGTGCTGGTGGCCCGCGCCCCGTCGCTGCGCCTGGCCATCGAGGCCCCGCGCCTGGGCGCGGCCGAGCTGCTGACCGTTCCGCTGGACGCGGACCGGCTGGCCGCCCTGCTCTCCCCCGCCCCGCCCGCCGGCGACGTCGTCCCGCTTCCCCGGCTGACGCCCGCATCCGGGGACGACCTGGTGGGGAGCAGCCCGGCGCTGATCGAGGCGTTCCAGACCGTCGGCAGGGTAGCGGGGAGTGATGCCACGGTGCTGGTGACAGGCGAGTCGGGCACCGGAAAGGAGCTGGTCGCCCGCGCGCTGCATGCCGCGAGCGGGCGGGCGGGCGGCGCCTTCGTGGCCGTCAACTGCGCCGCGATTCCCGAGGATCTGCTGGAAAGCGAGCTGTTCGGGCACGAGCGCGGCGCGTTCACGGGCGCCGTA
The genomic region above belongs to Longimicrobium sp. and contains:
- a CDS encoding DUF4153 domain-containing protein gives rise to the protein MPNPLSRTLRAYAADARAAATSAPVEVLLGLVLSVTFSISLRDSPDGETWWARVAASVVLALPLVFAASVLRARGVISATARWAATAVVLCVCAAYGALWMDPDRSAHGWRWFMLADAAALALGMTAGLPWRERDRRRSWSFAWRLAERLVGVVLYSVALYAILAGACGAVVNLFDLKAPEHLFGDLAGVVFFAVAPWIFVGGIHRVIAAPSEPGVPLAVSRLGRWLYAPVLVIYLLILYAYALKVLATGELPKNLVSPLVIAAGMIAFVGAVLLEPVHGDEEHRGLALLVRWMPALLLPLLPLAFWAVLERLGQYGWTEFRYLRVAVLVVLSILAVLGTLRLVRGRPPLMSTIPMVMAAALVLAAIGPWGALAVSKRDQTARLRSALADARIDPRRLPVDTVTLDSALYQRIEGSMRYLLEAHGRRALMAVVPALPDSVNPWQVARELGLRRGCGRDEAWRPATIRWEGGIPGVMGGVIVPVSAEDAHATRIQAQGTAYRVTLAGERLGVEGGGWRAEVSLADIRQQAMAQRTSDCDAWMGPQAELPSSVALVPLEDAQGRVRAQLLLETITVGGPRMSDGTMQVGDTATVVNRMPPTPGTVVRQIGGYLVLPR